The Argiope bruennichi chromosome 9, qqArgBrue1.1, whole genome shotgun sequence nucleotide sequence TGTAAGTGCAAGGGGGGGAAGGGGAGGGGGCAATGGAAAATCCCCTAAGAGGCAATAAAGACTTATCATAGTTAACTTTTCGTTTTTATTGTCAGACTGAATATTGGTATCTCTGCTTTTTGCACTCTAAATCATATCATACGAAAAGTTACTTGCCCAGGATCGCACTCGGAATTTCCTCAGTGCGCCAGAAgctttatacttatattttaccATATTGTTATTAAATCCAGAACTGCCTAATTCTTGGTTGTCCTCTTCATTATTTGCAGTTACGAATAGCTGCTACAAATGTAAAGGGAAAggaatttcattcattcattcaccTTTCATTCTGCTTAACGAAATTTTACATTGAGGTTCTTTTGCTccatataaaatttgcaaatgtgtgtgtgtttttttttttttttccttcaattggaaaataataatcagaatgaTCTTTTAAATCTGAGGAGTAATGACTATATGCCTTGTTACGACATTACTTTTCTATTTCGAACGTCAATTGAGGATGGAAAGTTTTTTACCTCTTTTTActcattatattacttttatgatataatattatgTGGTTTATTTGGTGTAAAAAGTGGCTATTAGAAATTAATAAccctgtttttaaattttgtcttgttATCTATCTTCTTGCAGAAATCCCGCCCATTTCCCACAATGAGTGAGGAGGATGACTTACCAACTCTTTTGCTGATGTCTTCGGCACAGGTTGCCATTTCTATACTCAATAACTCTGAGATAAGAGATTTAATAAAGAGTTATGTTATACCTGATCCATCatctaaaaaattccattttcgtAGTACTGTTGAAACAAAAACAGAAGAGAAAATATCGAAGTTGACTTTGCCACCTGCATTACAGAAGATAGTTAAAGGCTCTATGAGACCTATGATTTCTCAAATGAGTGCGTGGAAACAAAGCTATGGCTCAGTTTTGGCAGACTGTGCTGGATACTTTACTGAATCTGATGGTGGGTACTTTCAATTTTTCTGGAAGTTTAACGGTCAAATAGATCACCAAAAGATAGCAAAGGCGctggttgaaaataaaaatgtggacATACGAGAACGATTCCTATTAGCGTGCTGCTTGTGCTTAATCGATGATGGTCTGCGCTTATGGAGCAGCATGACGCCAGGCCAGAAGGGCTATATATTATTAGAGGTCTTTAGATTCCCTAAACTTTGCTCTTTAGCTGTGGGTATATTTACTCGTGAACTTGAGTCAAGCAGAGGCAGAAAAGATAGACCCATGAGCAGGAGAATAAGTGATATGGTCTTACTGTCATCTGTTAAATTTCACAATATCTTCATGCTACGTTATGTTTTGGAAGTTCAACCTCAGGAATCGCATCGTCGCTTTTTGTTAAAAGCTGCGCGGTCAGTCGGTATTCATACTGATATGATGCGTTTTTGTTTGTCCCGGCTGAGCAGGCATGATCAAAGAACAATTTTCAAAAGGTTATCTGCTAGGAGACGCCTTCGCTTACGTTAATTTAACCTTATAAGGATTAACAAGAAGTTTTTAACCTTCTTCTTTCTTAGCACAgtatatttttaactctttatgAACAATTGACGCAACTATTGTAACTAAAACgtgtagccttttttttttttttttttttttttacttagttgtTTTTGAACTACATATTAATACAGTATTGCATAGAGAGCATCTAATatgtaatttgatttatattttattcgtttatttctGTTTGATTTTGTGTACTTTGACTTAATAATATTACATAGATTAATATACTGATCCTTCTATTATCCGATACTTGGTTTATACAGCCCTTCCACGAGTTTTTGAAAGGGTGAATGGGAAGTGTTAAAGGAAGATCTggacttaagattaatgtcctTTCGCCAAAGTTGAATTACTTTAAGGCGATTTCCCGCCAAATGTAATCCTATCTAATTTTTTGATGCATTCTTAAAAGATGTTTGTTACCATTTCTTGTAGCCATCCAACATGGTGGAAGTAGGCATGTTTTAGAACGACTAAGACGAATTATACGTGTTCAACGAGAAACCGGACACTTAATTTTAACGAAGAAAAAACAAGTCACTGCATATTGATACCCGAAATAGATACAGCAtgctcatattttatatttattacttaggatcatatttttttgtgaactaaacatttaattttagaaaaaattgtcaCCAACTATCttttacaagtatttttttttttttttttttgctagactGAAGATTAGTGTATGTCACCAAAGTTGAATTATTTGAGTGCGATCTCCCGCCAAATGTAATCCTGCTTTAATTCTTCATTGCAACCATAATAGCCATTTACCTctatttctaataactgtctaAAATAACGGGTTTTGGTGAATTTTAAGACAGTTGGCACAGTTTTGACGTACTTAGCGGGAAATCAAACACTTATCtttagtcttaatttttttttaaccttttaaagctAGCTTTTGTATTTGGCTACAGATTTCAATTAGCTACTTATAAGTATTAAACTtacattccattttaaatttaaaatacattttaatatttacatttttctatttataaatgacttctttatctttataaatttattattcaattcgtTCAGTTTATATTATATCCTTCCAATATTGCAGTTGTATTCAATTCATTCagtgtataaattttttcatttcagttttgttCGCATCTATCGCTGTTTcctcttcaaataatttattcattatgctttataaataatcaaaagtcggatgctttttttttactttaaaataataataataaagaatatgtgCAATAAAAGTTAGCAAAAATTTTCAAGTGAAATAGAAAAATCTTACAATTAATTGAGCTTGAgctgaaagaaaataatgaaatgttaaagatttatagtattttattgaatgtattaaaaaatgaaaataatgaagatggtttttttttataaccataaatggtattgttataaattatactaaaaaattcataaaaattatatagaaatgaaacaaatatgatagaaaatataattttaaaaaaaatttaaggtgatataaaaatgttttttgtttaataatatgcTGTGAAGTTACtgaggaaaaatttaaaatttcgattcatttcttatttactcATTATTTATTGATTCTTATACTTTGAAGGTTTCGACAGTAAACCtttaaatgactgatttcttaaaaattatttattttttaacttttatttcatgaataaatcataaaaaaaaatacttaaaaaatttatttggttatAATTGGGTTTATGGCTAAGTAAGAAACACTTTGTTGCCAGTCAGCAACAGTGAGTTTTAATTTGGGGAAAAGAAActctaataaatgataaatacagACTTCAATCCTTAATTTTTCAAGTAGCAATCATTAATTCGGCATATCGGAAGGAAGAGGTGAGGAACAAATGCAAATTATATGCGCAcagtgaatatttatattataattattaatatataatttgtgtattttatgcaatatacataggttttgcatttaaaatatttcttctgatcTGATAGTCGTCTGATCTTATATCAGCCGGTCTATTTAGAGACTATTATATTTAGTGTTTTTCCCAACActtgttttgtcatttattttgaatatttgtattttattgtgaatcatttatgtttttttcccctcatatagtcttttgtttttaaaacttttttttacatatttttttaatttgatatactgtGAACTGGTATGTTgtgattgtttaatattttatatgtttatttttatatagtagtTGTATTTTAATACTCTTAAGCAGcattcacacgaggccaactattgcgcgaaATTGAAGGTCATGCCTGCTTTATTAAGATCATGTGACCGCAATGGAACATTGGCAAGTAGATGTTccgatgagacaaccatttgcGATGGGGGCGCGTGATTTTCCTAAGATAGACGTGACCTTCCATTGCGTGCAATAGGTGGCCTCGTATGAACACTACTTTATGTAATGTCTGTTcgttattaaattctaattcctCGTCATCACAGTTTGTGCCTTGCATCTTTTGGATAGGCTGAACAGTCAAGTtcaaataaaggtaaaaatattacttaaaagtacaaaatattttagtcCATGTGGCAGCATTCTACGTACGACCATATCAGATTGGCGAAGTATGGGTAAGTAGTGCCCGAAGGGAGGGGGAAATGTTTTGCCCCTTTCTTCGTCATATTATCGTCAAAAAGGGGGGAAATATGCTGCAGCTTTTGTTTCATAGCACTTCTTGAGCTTCGCCCATTTAGTTGGTTAGCACCAATTTTCATTAGCTGGGAGTGTGTAGTTAAGGTTAAGGTTACGACCCCATCAAGACTGGGGCTCCCGTCATTTATACCTACTTAATTCCTCTATGCTGCTGAACTATGTAATGAATATTTCTACAGTGGCTTGGTGAGAGCAAGTAGCTGTCGGACAATTTACTTTGCAGCATTATCCTAGACTTCAGCAATGCGtgtttataagcattttttaatggCTTAGTGAGAGATTGTGGTGTCCGGGGCGATTTTTATTTCCCAGCGCTAGAAAACATTTCAATACCTCGCATTCAGCTTCTTAAAACACCAATTTATATGTGAGGAATGAAGGTAAGATTGTCGTATTATCTCCTCGTAAAACTGACAGCACGAAACATAATTTCTCTTTACTACATAtcctatataaattatataatgcttGCTTCTACGCCGGGCGAATACGAAATTTTGATCCCATTTGTTATTGGTTGGTTAATACTTAATAACACCTggcgaatataatttttatcgcatcttttatgatttagaaaaatGAGATGAACTCAAGAAAGTGTTCTTATTTATGATAACTTTCATTTCAGAcagagctttttatttttaataaacaagtaGATAGgcatttgaaatttgatacatatttgtaatattgttatCAAAATGATAAACCAATTTTCACATTTCCAGCATGTTACGTTTCCGAATTATCGTGTTTGGTTTTACATGGGTAAGCAAATCTCCTGCtgacggatttcgttcaaaacttgctTACTCTTTTGGTATTAAAGCTGCATTCTTCTGTCTAGCGTGTTGTgggtttgaatttttgttttcacaaGCATAAAGCCAAAATAATGTggcttttttctttcctttttatggATTCACAAAAATCCcacattataaatttcatcaaaatctaggcattgaatttttttgggattatgaaatactttttattatgaaGCCAGAAAGGTAAGTTACTTTTCAGTGTTTTTATAGATTCaaattatttgtatgttttttttaaaccaaataattaatattagcaATATCCAAGAAATTGTGTTCTTCTTATGTTAATATCGCGATATCGGGGTCGAAGAACTTGGGGCATCTTGAATGTAAAGTTCACAGTTAATCAAACTTTTCACTGAAGAGCATAGATATTGAAAGAGGTTGTCCTCATCATTTGACCATGACCCCAAAGTAAGACCCAAAATGCCTACTGTATTGTTTAAAAATGGGACTGATTTAACTATAACTGACCATTATGTGAATTCAAGTAATTTTCTACCTCATACAAGTTTGTTTACTCAGTATGTTTGCTAAGAGGGATAAAAGTATGAACGGGAACGCAGGTCAAGAAGAAATAATagaattgtaataaatacaaCTGTGCTGACGCAGCGCCTTATTGAGGTAAGTATAACACGGACCCTAATGGCATAATTTCACCTCTTATTGTTATCATTGGTGTAAAGGATGCCCaggataagaaattatttttttcacttccttATCATATTTGACTTTAGAAAGTGACATAAATGCagggattttttttaaccatcgttacgtcatttttatttgtattattccGGTTactgtatttttactttattttattcaccATTTTTATTCCTCATAAACATTCCGAAACATCAATGCTTCTGAAATTGTTACTGgtgtgttaatttatttttttatttactttatcttGTATTGGTAcgattttcttgtatttttattttattctcaccATTTTTATTTCTCGGAAACAtccgaaattatttcttttgcattcatttgcttatttgtttcagttttatatgcttaatttattttGTCTTAGTTCAGTtgttcttgattttatatttcattgcttttatttcttagcaAATTTCTGAAAGCTTCTCTATTAAATTGACTGttgcatttcaattttatgtattaatctttattcttgtatttttatttctcatttgctGTAAAAAATTGCAGTGCTTGAAATTATTGATCTTTTAATTTGtctgctttttatttcaatttatatgatgaattttatttgtgttttgattttttttttttttccctcaaatgtATATGTTAATATGAATGTCACATTTATGTCTGTAGTTATTTAATGTGTATAATTTAGAATTGGGgttataatttaagatttaacttactttattattagatatgtataattttaatttttatcaatactctatgtatttaaaattttaattttatattgtgtaatttgttgtgttatattttttttgataGTGCTTATATGAATCATTTTGACaggattacatttttaatgaaatgtactACTATAACTGGTTAAAATTATCCGTCCTCAAAAACGTGTTCcatgtattattattaaacaaagttGCATTTATAGAAGTACATCTAAAGATTTATAGATGTGCATTGAAAAGTAGTTCTTAGTCATTATGCAtgtatcttaaaataaaacttcatgcTAAAAGAAAATGCCTAGTTATGCTTTTAATTGTATCTTTACAACTTCATTCATTATGTCATTGTGAAATGGTTCCAATTCAATCACTAttcttcaagcattttttttctgtcttcagtattctgttttaataaattaagtagcTACTTGTGTTTAAATGCAGCATGGAAGAAAGAAGAATcgataaatttctcttttttgtttTGAGACCGAAATATCCGACGATAAAATTTATCTCTGACTGTGAGTGAAAATCAACAAAGTAGTAGGTGAATTTTCTACATGAGAAAAGTGATATATATACGGTTATTCAACAGTTccgaaattttctgattttagaagaaaaaaacccgattaaccatatatatatatatatatatatataagatcaaATTGATCCGCACTGTAAcagtaatatatatttgtattgttttgatgtattttttatattcttattgtgCATTACTGGTGTATTTACACAGTAATTGAACAATACTTACTGTGCAATCAGTGAAAACAAACAACCCTCCTCATGGAATTTACTTTCTGTTGCTGATTTTGTagcattttaatgttatttgttatgaattattatattattattatttattaatttccttataaatttaagtgattaaaattattttatttgtggaATTTTTCTCTAGAATTTTAAGTTgttatatattatgcatatttcaaattttttaaaaattatcttttatgaaaataaaccattttcttcatgatgataagatttttaaaaagatttatttctatgTAGTATTCTAATATGTAGTATTCTTCCTATATTCTTCTATGTAGTATTCTTCCTATATTCTTTTGATTTTGTTGCATATTGAATGAATTTTCGGTTgtggaaatgtaaaaaaattttgagcattttaaatttaggttttattaaatcagaaatgaaatatatcagtTAATCAGTGAAGTATTCTATCAGTAATAATTCGTTATGAAATaattggaatcatttttttaaattctggagtGTACATGGAATAAAGacttcaataaaatgtttcataattattacttttactaGTCTCATTTTTGTTCTGgactaattttattcatatttaaaattcattatgaattaCTATCacacaattttgagaaaaaagatttattttacagggtttatatatatataatattatagtaataaatataacaaatgacATTTTAGTTTCCCCTAGATGAATTCCATTTTCCCTCTAATGCGTAATTTTCGTCCggaaatattaatacaaaaaatggaACAAATGATTAAGTCGAACTTTCAGTTGCATATTTTAGATCCGTCCGGATCCAGATTCCTGCCAGGAAACAGATCTGTAACGAAATAAAAACAGTATGTACTATTT carries:
- the LOC129984280 gene encoding uncharacterized protein LOC129984280; its protein translation is MSEEDDLPTLLLMSSAQVAISILNNSEIRDLIKSYVIPDPSSKKFHFRSTVETKTEEKISKLTLPPALQKIVKGSMRPMISQMSAWKQSYGSVLADCAGYFTESDGGYFQFFWKFNGQIDHQKIAKALVENKNVDIRERFLLACCLCLIDDGLRLWSSMTPGQKGYILLEVFRFPKLCSLAVGIFTRELESSRGRKDRPMSRRISDMVLLSSVKFHNIFMLRYVLEVQPQESHRRFLLKAARSVGIHTDMMRFCLSRLSRHDQRTIFKRLSARRRLRLR